In Mytilus trossulus isolate FHL-02 chromosome 14, PNRI_Mtr1.1.1.hap1, whole genome shotgun sequence, a genomic segment contains:
- the LOC134696765 gene encoding uncharacterized protein LOC134696765, with amino-acid sequence MKSVISTFSTFLQECMQTQTCKQCGEKIGDQGIGKPIFTRPYQIDLKSVVCNGLSAYVSDIVMMNDGRLVICLPYQCTLQICNDDGSKEDRIHINGNPCHITVVNNVSVAVTMHYSKSIEIVDIDNKTKLKSILVPGMCWLRGITTINNKLVVGGDYTVHIVDYQTGEVVQRIKTECDPYKLHCTGERIFYCDDYLKNNTKLHYYRYTDDSHHTMSFESPPISVTTLNDGSVYVLLKDGSIDHVPSDGKQYNTVTTNGLQKLKRLVLYKSNQGKLVTLRDSPECLMSSMRKHSFLNISFLNENIVSLVR; translated from the exons ATGAAATCTGTTATTTCTACATTTTCTACTTTCTTACAGGAATGTATGCAGACTCAAACATGCAAACAATGTGGCGAAAAGATTGGTGATCAAG GGATAGGGAAGCCTATTTTTACACGCCCTTATCAGATCGACCTTAAATCAGTAGTTTGTAATGGCCTGTCTGCATATGTATCCGATATAGTAATGATGAATGATGGGAGACTGGTAATATGTTTACCTTACCAATGCACACTGCAGATTTGTAACGACGATGGATCAAAGGAAGACAGGATACATATAAATGGTAACCCATGTCATATTACAGTAGTTAACAACGTTTCAGTTGCTGTTACTATGCATTATAGTAAGAGTATAGAGATCGTTGACATAGACAATAAAACCAAACTCAAGTCAATTTTAGTACCTGGAATGTGTTGGTTAAGAGGTATTACAACTATAAACAATAAGTTAGTTGTAGGTGGAGACTACACAGTACATATTGTAGATTATCAGACAGGTGAGGTGGTACAAAGAATAAAAACTGAATGTGATCCTTACAAACTACATTGTACTGGTGAAAGAATATTCTACTGTGATGACTACctaaaaaacaacacaaaactGCACTATTACCGTTATACAGATGACAGCCATCACACCATGTCATTTGAATCACCACCCATTAGTGTAACTACACTAAACGACGGCAGTGTGTATGTGTTGTTAAAGGATGGATCAATTGACCATGTGCCATCTGATGGTAAACAGTATAACACTGTTACAACAAATGGACTTCAAAAATTGAAACGTCTTGTTCTGTACAAATCCAATCAAGGGAAACTTGTCACGTTAAGGGATAGTCCGGAATGTTTAATGTCTTCTATGCGAAAGCATTCTTTTcttaacatttcttttttgaatgaaaACATAGTTTCTTTAGTTCGATGA
- the LOC134696968 gene encoding radixin-like produces the protein MEDQNKRAEAWTHEETVLLIELWGDERVQNELENTPRRNLEVFRRICTDMKDSILDFSRSPQDYTELEDEDDSHTSDVSRQPESQLPGPPRPETPAPSRPGSSGMQASRGTRMKTTKRKKQDPAEIMQQFLEIEKTSEKQFWEFEEKRLKLDTEQEEKRRREEADREDRQRNADRQFMANLMQMQMNLMRMQQAPPLANNLSHHYQPHYTEKEQAPSPPINLSHQYQPHYTEKEQVPPPTINLSHQYQPHYTEKEQAPPPPPQINAIPLNQQHYTEMQPMQASNMGNYQTSDVLKNVRNQMEF, from the exons atggagGATCAGAATAAAAGGGCTGAAGCTTGGACCCATGAAGAAACGGTCCTTTTAATTGAACTTTGGGGAGATGAAAGAGTCCAAAATGAATTAGAAAACACACCAAGACGTAATCTGGAAGTTTTCCGGAGAATTTGCACGGATATGAAGGATAGCATTTTAGACTTTAGTCGATCACCACAAGACT aCACAGAACTTGAAGACGAAGATGACAGTCACACGAGTGACGTGTCCAGGCAACCGGAGAGTCAACTCCCTGGACCACCAAGACCTGAAACTCCAGCACCCTCTAGACCAGGGTCTTCTGGAATGCAAGCAAGCAGAG GAACAAgaatgaaaacaacaaaacgaaaaaaacaaGATCCAGCTGAAATAATGCAGCAATTTTTGGAAATAGAGAAAACATCAGAAAAACAGTTTTGGGAGTTTGAAGAAAAACGCCTGAAATTAGACACAGAGCaggaagaaaaaagaagaagggAAGAGGCAGACAGAGAGGATAGACAAAGGAATGCTGACCGACAATTCATGGCAAACCTTATGCAAATGCAGATGAATTTAATGAGAATGCAACAAGCTCCGCCTCTGGCTAATAACTTAAGCCACCATTATCAACCACACTACACTGAAAAGGAACAAGCTCCATCACCGCCTATAAACTTGAGTCATCAGTATCAACCGCACTACACTGAAAAGGAACAAGTTCCACCGCCGACTATTAATTTGAGTCATCAGTATCAACCGCACTACACTGAAAAGGAACAAGCTCCTCCACCACCTCCACAAATTAATGCCATTCCTTTGAATCAACAGCATTACACTGAAATGCAGCCAATGCAAGCATCAAACATGGGCAATTATCAGACATCTGATGTTTTAAAGAATGTGAGAAATCAAATGGAATTCTGA
- the LOC134696965 gene encoding uncharacterized protein LOC134696965, with the protein MDKEDKRRYFVVGSVYLEVVTPLFQHKLEENFKCLNCGCLKDFLDDKAVIHILFHLRHRHTQCCTDSVDCTNHRCLPLSHHQWKKLYAENLGPGIHNCFCKYTAKSVKVKHLDVSLCGLILLNCCNLGKLEQDAVNILLRNKNDYLSHNTTCGITKDEYGPLMDELKTNILQLDQTKEDELLRIQKRPLDDALCNKYVTYLLDNHDMLKRIESKIELNTEMLETVVMLNDELPSYLEVNMNIKESFKVNSETCNTVSSFPRNIKPYSYHKASGDIIYKLDDDTQ; encoded by the exons atGGATAAAGAAGACAAAAGAAGATACTTTGTTGTTGGATCTGTCTACTTAGAGGTTGTTACTCCATTGTTTCAACACAAGTTAGAAGAAAACTTTAAATGCCTCAACTGTGGATGTCTAAAGGATTTCCTTGATGATAAGGCCGTGATCCATATTTTATTTCACCTACGCCACAGACATACACAGTGTTGTACAGATAGTGTTGACTGCACCAACCATAGATGTCTACCTCTAAGTCATCACCAATGGAAAAAACTGTATGCTGAAAATCTAGGACCTGGTATACACAACTGTTTTTGTAAGTACACAGCCAAGTCTGTAAAAGTAAAGCATCTTGATGTGAGTTTGTGTGGACTTATTCTGTTAAACTGCTGCAACTTGGGAAAACTGGAGCAAGATGCAGTTAATATCCTCCTAAGGAATAAAAATGACTATCTGAGTCATAACACAACATGTGGTATAACCAAGGATGAGTATGGCCCATTGATGGATGAGCTTAAGACCAATATCCTCCAACTTGACCAGACTAAAGAAGATGAACTGCTAAGGATACAGAAAAGACCACTGGATGATGCTCTgtgtaacaaatatgttacataccTTTTAGATAACCATGACATGTTGAAAAGG ATTGAAAGTAAGATTGAATTAAATACTGAAATGCTAGAAACCGTGGTCATGCTCAACGATGAACTTCCTTCTTATTTAGAG gttaatatgaatataaaagaatCTTTTAAAGTAAATAGTGAAACATGTAATACTGTTTCTTCGTTTCCTCGCAACATTAAACCATATTCATATCATAAAGCTTCTGGagatataatttataaactGGATGATGATACTCAGTAG
- the LOC134696969 gene encoding uncharacterized protein LOC134696969 yields the protein MSQQSFNHICDQLSVFIERRTTTFRYPHPVGKRVMVTLWRLATNIEFRTLGHLFGMGRSTACMIFHDVVDAINSILLPKYIKFPTGQALRNTIDGFRTRWGFPQCCGAIDGTHIPIIAPKEHHADYYNRKCHHSILLQAVVDYNYRFTNINVGHAGKHHDAHVLRKSSVFLKASAGELLLNWTENLDNVEVPPFIIGDPAYPLLTWLMKAYPGNNLSRLSRARMTVECAFGRLKGRWRCLIKRLDNELYRVSGIAKACCTLHNLCEVHGDFFNENWLEDIDDNVNVPANRNDDNANTDAKQIRKAITNWLKDN from the coding sequence ATGTCTCAACAATCGTTTAATCATATTTGTGATCAGCTCTCTGTGTTTATTGAAAGAAGGACTACGACATTTCGATATCCTCATCCAGTTGGAAAACGTGTTATGGTGACACTTTGGCGTCTAGCAACGAATATTGAATTCAGAACATTGGGTCATTTATTTGGGATGGGACGTAGTACAGCCTGTATGATATTTCATGATGTGGTTGATGCAATTAACTCTATTCTTCTTCCAAAGTATATAAAGTTTCCAACAGGACAAGCTTTGCGAAATACTATCGATGGATTCCGAACTAGATGGGGATTTCCTCAGTGCTGTGGGGCAATCGATGGGACCCATATACCAATCATCGCACCAAAAGAACATCATGCAGACTATTACAATAGGAAATGCCATCACTCTATACTTTTACAAGCTGTTGTTGATTACAACTATAGATTTACTAACATAAATGTTGGACATGCAGGGAAGCATCATGATGCGCATGTACTTCGTAAATCATCGGTGTTTCTCAAAGCAAGTGCTGGTGAGCTATTACTCAATTGGACTGAAAATTTAGATAATGTTGAAGTTCCACCTTTCATAATTGGAGATCCTGCCTATCCCTTACTTACATGGCTGATGAAAGCGTATCCCGGAAACAATTTATCTCGTTTAAGTAGAGCTAGAATGACCGTCGAATGTGCTTTCGGTAGACTTAAAGGTAGATGGCGTTGTCTCATAAAAAGATTGGACAATGAACTGTACAGAGTGTCGGGGATTGCTAAAGCTTGTTGCACTTTACATAACCTTTGTGAAGTGCACGGAgacttttttaatgaaaattggctTGAAGATATCGACGACAATGTTAATGTGCCAGCAAATCGGAATGACGACAATGCAAATACTGATGCTAAACAAATACGAAAAGCCATAACCAACTGGCTCaaagataattaa